A window of Leclercia adecarboxylata contains these coding sequences:
- a CDS encoding amidohydrolase, translating into MTTSAKADLILVNGQFHTVDRENPLAEAVAVRDGKFLAVGTVAEVMQYHDDATKVVDLKGHTAIPGLNDSHLHLIRGGLNYNLELRWEGVPSLADALRMLKEQALRTPSPQWVRVVGGWSEFQFAERRMPTLDEINEAAPDTPVFILHLYDRALLNRAALKVVGYTKETPNPPGGEIQRDANGNPTGMLIARPNAMILYATLAKGPKLPLEQQVNSTRQFMRELNRLGLTSAIDAGGGFQNYPEDYEVIAELHEKKQMTIRIAYNLFTQRPGHELEDFEKWTDMLKPGQGTDFFRHNGAGEMLVFSAADFEDFLEPRPDLAPGMEDELERVVRHLVEHRWPFRLHATYDESISRMLDVFEKVNREIPFDGLHWFFDHAETVTQRNIDRIKALGGGIAVQHRMAFQGEYFAERYGMDAVRHTPPVTRMLETGVPVGLGTDATRVASYNPWTALYWLVSGRTVGGMQMYDHSARLDRDTALMLWTQGSAWFSSEQNQKGQIKKGQLADLAVLSKDFFRVPEEEIKGIESVLTVVDGDIVYAAGAFGPLAPPAIPVVPEWSPVVKVPGHYRSAPPQAARVGMSAVHHCSGPCGVHNHAHDFARSAEMPVADDNAFWGALGCSCFAF; encoded by the coding sequence ATGACTACCTCTGCTAAAGCAGATCTGATTCTGGTGAATGGCCAGTTTCATACCGTCGATCGTGAAAATCCTCTCGCCGAAGCGGTGGCCGTACGTGACGGCAAATTCCTTGCCGTCGGCACCGTTGCCGAAGTGATGCAGTACCACGACGACGCCACCAAAGTGGTGGATCTCAAGGGCCACACTGCCATCCCCGGTCTTAACGACTCGCACCTGCACCTGATCCGCGGCGGGCTGAACTACAACCTCGAGCTGCGCTGGGAGGGGGTGCCCTCCCTCGCCGACGCCCTGCGGATGCTGAAAGAGCAGGCCCTGCGCACGCCATCCCCACAGTGGGTGCGCGTGGTGGGCGGCTGGAGCGAGTTCCAGTTTGCCGAGCGCCGCATGCCGACCCTGGATGAGATCAACGAGGCCGCGCCGGACACCCCGGTATTTATCCTGCATCTGTACGATCGCGCCCTGCTCAACCGCGCGGCGCTGAAGGTGGTGGGTTACACCAAAGAGACGCCGAACCCGCCGGGCGGCGAGATCCAGCGCGACGCCAACGGCAATCCGACCGGGATGCTGATCGCCCGTCCGAACGCCATGATCCTCTACGCCACCCTCGCCAAAGGGCCAAAACTGCCCCTGGAGCAGCAGGTGAACTCCACCCGCCAGTTTATGCGCGAGCTGAACCGTCTGGGGCTGACCAGCGCCATCGACGCGGGGGGCGGTTTCCAGAACTACCCCGAAGACTACGAGGTGATCGCCGAGCTGCACGAGAAAAAGCAGATGACCATCCGCATCGCCTACAACCTCTTCACCCAGCGTCCCGGCCACGAGCTGGAGGACTTTGAGAAGTGGACCGACATGCTCAAGCCGGGCCAGGGCACCGACTTCTTCCGCCATAACGGCGCGGGGGAGATGCTGGTGTTCTCCGCCGCCGACTTTGAGGATTTCCTTGAGCCACGCCCGGACCTCGCACCCGGCATGGAAGACGAGCTGGAGCGCGTGGTGCGCCATCTGGTGGAGCACCGCTGGCCGTTCCGCCTGCACGCCACCTATGACGAGTCCATCAGCCGGATGCTGGACGTCTTCGAGAAGGTCAACCGCGAGATCCCGTTTGACGGCCTGCACTGGTTCTTCGACCACGCCGAGACGGTCACCCAGCGCAACATCGACCGCATCAAGGCTCTGGGCGGCGGCATCGCCGTGCAGCACCGCATGGCCTTCCAGGGTGAGTACTTCGCCGAGCGCTACGGGATGGACGCGGTTCGCCATACCCCGCCGGTGACCCGCATGCTGGAGACCGGCGTGCCGGTGGGCCTGGGCACCGACGCCACCCGCGTGGCGAGCTATAACCCCTGGACCGCCCTCTACTGGCTGGTCTCTGGCCGCACCGTGGGCGGCATGCAGATGTACGATCACAGCGCCCGTCTGGATCGCGATACCGCCCTGATGCTCTGGACCCAGGGCAGCGCGTGGTTCTCTAGCGAGCAGAACCAGAAGGGCCAGATCAAAAAGGGCCAGCTCGCGGATCTCGCGGTGCTGAGCAAGGACTTCTTCCGCGTGCCGGAAGAGGAGATCAAGGGCATCGAGTCGGTGCTGACGGTGGTGGACGGCGATATCGTCTATGCCGCTGGCGCCTTCGGCCCGCTGGCACCGCCTGCCATCCCGGTTGTGCCGGAGTGGTCGCCGGTGGTCAAGGTGCCGGGCCACTATCGCAGCGCGCCACCGCAGGCCGCCCGCGTGGGGATGAGCGCCGTGCACCACTGCAGCGGGCCGTGCGGGGTGCATAACCACGCTCACGACTTTGCCCGCAGCGCAGAGATGCCGGTGGCCGACGACAACGCCTTCTGGGGAGCGCTGGGCTGCAGCTGCTTCGCGTTCTGA
- a CDS encoding hydrolase: MSNSKLEVLTPDNCQIIFIDQQPQMAFGVQSIDRQVLKNNVVALAKSAKVFNIPTTITTVETESFSGNTFPELLDVFPGKDILERSSMNSWDDQKVRDALKANGKKKVVVSGLWTEVCNNTFALCAMLEGDYEIYMVADASGGTSKEAHDFAMQRMIQAGVIPVTWQQVMLEWQRDWARKETYNAVMDIVREHSGAYGMGVDYAYTMVHKAPSRQKSEHETLAPVPAPVR, translated from the coding sequence ATGTCTAACTCAAAGCTCGAAGTGTTAACCCCGGATAACTGTCAGATCATCTTCATCGACCAGCAGCCGCAGATGGCGTTTGGCGTACAGTCTATCGACCGCCAGGTACTGAAAAACAACGTGGTGGCGCTGGCGAAATCGGCCAAAGTGTTCAACATCCCGACCACCATCACCACCGTTGAAACCGAAAGCTTCTCCGGCAACACCTTCCCGGAACTGCTGGACGTCTTCCCGGGGAAAGACATTCTTGAGCGCTCCTCCATGAACTCCTGGGATGACCAGAAAGTGCGTGACGCCCTGAAAGCCAACGGCAAGAAGAAAGTGGTGGTCTCCGGCCTGTGGACCGAAGTGTGCAACAACACCTTCGCCCTGTGCGCAATGCTGGAAGGCGACTACGAGATCTACATGGTGGCAGACGCCTCCGGCGGCACCTCAAAAGAGGCCCACGACTTCGCGATGCAGCGCATGATCCAGGCCGGCGTGATCCCGGTAACCTGGCAGCAGGTGATGCTGGAGTGGCAGCGTGACTGGGCGCGTAAAGAGACCTACAACGCGGTAATGGATATCGTGCGTGAGCACTCCGGTGCCTACGGCATGGGCGTGGATTACGCCTACACCATGGTGCACAAAGCACCGTCTCGCCAGAAGAGCGAGCACGAAACCCTGGCCCCGGTTCCTGCCCCGGTCCGCTAA
- a CDS encoding DUF1427 family protein, with the protein MSTGLISLAAGVLVGLLYALLKVRSPAPPALALIGLLGMLAGEQATRHFMHADDTAQKAPVTLSTGASS; encoded by the coding sequence ATGAGTACTGGGTTAATTTCCCTCGCGGCAGGCGTGCTGGTAGGCCTGCTCTACGCGCTGCTGAAAGTCCGTTCCCCCGCGCCGCCCGCGCTGGCGCTGATTGGCCTGCTGGGAATGCTGGCCGGCGAACAGGCCACCCGCCATTTTATGCACGCTGACGACACCGCGCAAAAAGCGCCCGTCACCCTCTCCACAGGAGCCTCGTCATGA
- a CDS encoding DUF1427 family protein produces MKAWVVSLSCGILAGVIYAAIDVHSPAPPVVALMGLFGMLVGEQLIPIGRRLFSRQLTMTWFRHECVPKISGTPPPPRPGDGSEG; encoded by the coding sequence ATGAAAGCCTGGGTCGTTTCACTGAGCTGTGGAATTCTGGCAGGGGTTATTTATGCCGCAATTGATGTACACTCGCCCGCGCCGCCCGTTGTTGCGCTGATGGGGCTGTTTGGCATGCTGGTGGGGGAGCAGCTGATCCCGATTGGCCGCCGTCTTTTCAGCCGTCAGCTGACGATGACCTGGTTTCGTCACGAATGCGTTCCCAAAATCAGCGGCACTCCGCCTCCACCCCGTCCTGGCGACGGTAGTGAGGGTTAA
- a CDS encoding response regulator, giving the protein MPQRIAIIDDERSVRSGLSNLLQSEGYATEAFDSAEGFLSHPTALTDAALVIADIRLRGMNGLEMLDRLRLIAPAPPPLIFISGHADDNIERYAVENGAVVFLRKPINVDVLLAHIQRALAT; this is encoded by the coding sequence ATGCCGCAGCGCATAGCCATCATTGATGATGAACGGTCTGTTCGCAGCGGGTTAAGCAACCTGCTGCAGTCGGAGGGGTACGCCACAGAAGCCTTCGACTCGGCGGAGGGGTTTCTCAGCCACCCTACCGCGCTGACCGACGCGGCGCTGGTGATTGCCGACATCCGACTGCGGGGGATGAACGGTCTGGAGATGCTCGACAGACTGCGCCTTATCGCCCCCGCGCCACCGCCGCTCATTTTTATCTCTGGTCATGCGGATGACAACATAGAGCGCTACGCTGTTGAGAATGGCGCCGTTGTTTTTCTGCGTAAACCCATTAATGTCGATGTGCTGCTGGCGCATATTCAGCGCGCGCTCGCCACCTGA
- a CDS encoding trifunctional serine/threonine-protein kinase/ATP-binding protein/sensor histidine kinase yields MTSPSLPEIWPAPGNLSEGRAFVLKEDVIFTPLGQEGSLCWLNARLPRSGGAFIIATAVSDEEEASATRLLRNEFALREYLSDDWAVRPVASTQYHGRFALVYAPFSFVLLTRIVGAPMACIQSFLELAIRISLPLRLMHLRNLVHGDIKPGNIFIHEDNTCRLGGFGLSSGTSEELQQSRLAVVGGTPAYMSPEHTTRTHRTVDSRSDLYSLGVVLYELLTGSLPFELGGQDQGKWAHYHIASEPRSPGEVSPGVPAMLSAIVLKMLAKKPENRYQTIDGLIADLRRCQATLSDEGDIAAFTPGLQDRSPAFHLTDTLYTAHPQAADLIHAFDRVSRDAIAGFVAISGPSGIGKSSLIASALKALQHRSALLAVGKVDQFSPTLPYAALTSAFRTLVLHLLGLPAVEVAQWKIRLSRELEGYEELAVSLVPELRLLLDNKPRFTSDTFSIDARARFSHMVLALVKTFASAGAPLVLLLDDIHWIDAASLQILEYLLTHASNVPLLMVVAHRDACPVPDGSLYQQLANLHRASRNTTELRPEPLSVKAVSRWLANIFHTRSASTADLAGLIHEKTGGNPLFVHEFFRRIVDDGLVTHNKYQDKWHYDLHAIRTRHYTENVVTLVLQQLEEMPEETRRLLGSIACLGGSGELEMVCRVVSMSVAEIRYALHPAVTAQLITLSADGYAFTHDRVQEAAFALLDNAERSRLHLTTASLLAESARQAAGNEILFRAVHHVTAALDCIQPAPQRQMFRELSLLAARRARRSGDYLSALSYIQTARALGNAGSAPESASDFILDSEEAGCEFALGNLDSTRRLCDRILGSPGGLAEKALAANLLAEVYMRQSDNRLALEAALCWLAVFGIHVSRFPETAECDEAWQSLCNRVGDNPQSHFNRLPLMKDGDTEAVMNLLNSASLFASFTSSRLHFVLLCRMMHLTLDHGITGASTTAMAWFGVLIGHRYAEYRLGFQYGTLARELVNRHGYDAFEAKTLLPLDQLSVWTQPLGYTIECAKACFTSAVTHGDMTVACFAACHQVINFLTRGDHLDAVLMSIERGLSFVRKTHFQDIEAILLMQRHYVEHLRTPVSGPWSASEVLPQSLLPGATGQATEQTSTMLFWFWLYRGMAHFACGEFPQAAENLAQAGRFAWSAPGHIHLLDYHLYSALTLSQQLTPETFTADLRRQIHLHYDKIALWARINPGTFADKEALIYAEIVRLDGMNSIALEQYEKAVRLSREGGFNPFNALAHELAGRFAHACGYTTAADAHFRGAMTAWVRAGAQSKVRQLERDFPYLLAPGQANAWDTVAFARNEEIRDLQSVIKASRALSEEINLERLIETLMTILLERAGAQRGFLIRVNDNNIPEIEASASTTTDGVRVQIRKDVPMATEMPLTVLAAVIRTGQEIHTGKPEEFHPFSQDPYLVTSGAAVMCVPMFKQARLVGVLYLENRLMPEVFTVEHSRVVSLLGAHAAISLETARLYAELLEENQQRRRVEKELRASQTSLMLGEQISHTGSWRWELQQDLMFMSEEYARILGLPEKQKMISMAEFLTFVHQDDYPRISTLVTESVRDGLTMRAEFRIIRADGAVRTILGIGDPVGVGSEVNEYYGIITDITTQRTAEDAMRVAQAELARVSRATTVGQLTSSIAHEINQPLMSIVANAGASLRWLNRDPARLDKARIGLEEIVSEGERAGEIIRSLQSLTRKQDPAFTRIDLHHLVRHIITLSRSELDRRSISVSFALAAGNSFIVADSVQIQQVLLNLVMNAVEAMAEIKDRPGTLLLSTTNPEDGGIKFEIADSGTGIAPGQTERIFDSFYSTKAQGMGVGLTISYSIIERHRGKLTARNRTPHGCVFAFTLPLAEGETSL; encoded by the coding sequence ATGACCAGCCCATCGCTGCCTGAGATCTGGCCCGCCCCCGGAAATTTATCCGAAGGTCGGGCTTTTGTGCTTAAAGAAGACGTCATTTTTACTCCGCTGGGGCAGGAGGGGAGCCTCTGCTGGCTCAATGCCCGGCTGCCCCGTTCCGGCGGAGCCTTTATCATCGCCACCGCCGTGAGCGATGAAGAAGAGGCCAGCGCAACGCGCCTGCTGCGCAACGAATTTGCCCTGCGGGAGTACCTGAGCGACGACTGGGCCGTCCGCCCGGTCGCCAGCACGCAGTACCACGGGCGCTTTGCACTGGTTTATGCCCCTTTTTCTTTTGTGCTGCTGACGCGCATCGTCGGCGCGCCGATGGCCTGTATCCAGAGCTTTCTGGAGCTGGCGATCCGCATCAGCCTGCCCCTGCGCCTGATGCATCTGCGCAACCTGGTGCACGGGGATATCAAGCCCGGCAATATCTTTATTCACGAGGACAACACCTGTCGGCTGGGAGGCTTTGGCCTCTCGTCCGGCACCTCGGAGGAGCTGCAGCAGTCCCGGCTGGCGGTGGTGGGCGGTACCCCCGCCTACATGTCGCCGGAACACACCACCCGTACCCATCGCACGGTGGACAGCCGCAGCGATCTCTACAGCCTCGGGGTGGTGCTCTACGAGCTGCTTACCGGCAGCCTGCCGTTTGAGCTGGGCGGCCAGGATCAGGGCAAGTGGGCGCACTATCACATCGCCTCGGAGCCGCGATCGCCAGGGGAGGTCAGCCCCGGCGTGCCCGCCATGCTGTCGGCCATCGTCCTGAAAATGCTGGCGAAAAAACCGGAGAACCGTTACCAGACCATCGATGGCCTGATTGCCGACCTGCGCCGCTGCCAGGCCACCCTCAGCGATGAGGGGGATATCGCCGCCTTCACGCCTGGCTTGCAGGATCGCTCTCCGGCGTTTCATCTCACTGACACCCTCTACACCGCCCATCCCCAGGCGGCGGATCTGATCCACGCCTTTGATCGGGTAAGCCGGGATGCGATTGCCGGGTTTGTGGCCATCAGCGGCCCGTCGGGGATCGGCAAATCATCGCTGATCGCCTCGGCGCTGAAGGCCTTACAGCACCGCAGCGCGCTGCTGGCGGTGGGCAAGGTGGATCAGTTTTCCCCCACGCTGCCCTATGCGGCCCTGACCTCGGCGTTTCGCACCCTGGTGCTGCACCTGCTGGGGCTCCCGGCGGTGGAGGTGGCGCAGTGGAAGATCCGCCTGTCGCGGGAGCTGGAGGGCTATGAAGAGCTGGCCGTCAGCCTGGTGCCGGAGCTGCGGCTGCTGCTGGACAACAAGCCGCGCTTCACCAGCGACACGTTCTCCATCGACGCCCGGGCGCGCTTCAGCCACATGGTGCTGGCGCTGGTGAAAACCTTCGCCAGCGCGGGCGCTCCGCTGGTGCTGCTGCTGGACGATATCCACTGGATCGACGCCGCCAGCCTGCAAATTCTGGAATACCTGCTGACCCATGCCAGTAACGTGCCGCTGCTGATGGTGGTGGCGCACCGGGATGCCTGCCCGGTGCCGGATGGCTCCCTGTATCAGCAGCTGGCGAATCTGCACCGGGCGTCGCGCAACACCACCGAGCTGCGCCCGGAGCCGCTGTCGGTGAAGGCGGTGTCCCGCTGGCTGGCGAACATCTTCCATACCCGCTCCGCCAGCACCGCCGATCTGGCCGGGCTGATCCATGAGAAAACCGGCGGCAACCCGCTATTTGTGCATGAGTTCTTCCGCCGCATCGTGGATGACGGGCTGGTGACGCACAATAAATATCAGGACAAGTGGCACTACGATCTGCATGCCATCCGCACCCGGCACTACACCGAAAATGTCGTGACCCTGGTGCTGCAGCAGCTGGAGGAGATGCCCGAGGAGACCCGCCGCCTGCTGGGGAGCATCGCCTGTCTGGGCGGCAGCGGCGAGCTGGAGATGGTCTGCCGGGTGGTGTCGATGTCGGTGGCGGAGATCCGCTATGCCCTGCACCCGGCGGTGACGGCCCAGCTGATCACCCTCAGCGCTGACGGCTATGCCTTTACCCACGACCGGGTTCAGGAGGCGGCTTTCGCCCTGCTGGATAACGCCGAGCGCAGCCGCCTGCACCTTACCACCGCCAGCCTGCTGGCGGAGTCGGCCCGTCAGGCGGCGGGCAACGAAATTCTGTTCCGCGCCGTCCACCACGTCACGGCGGCGCTGGACTGCATCCAGCCTGCGCCCCAGCGCCAGATGTTCCGCGAGCTGAGCCTGCTGGCCGCCCGACGCGCCCGGCGTTCAGGGGATTATCTCTCGGCCCTGAGCTACATCCAGACCGCCCGGGCGCTGGGAAATGCCGGTTCCGCGCCCGAAAGCGCCAGCGACTTTATTCTCGACAGCGAAGAGGCCGGGTGCGAGTTCGCGCTGGGTAATCTCGATTCCACCCGCAGGCTGTGCGACCGCATTCTCGGCTCCCCCGGCGGGCTGGCGGAGAAAGCGCTGGCGGCCAACCTGCTGGCCGAAGTCTATATGCGCCAGTCCGACAACCGGCTGGCGCTGGAGGCGGCTCTGTGCTGGCTGGCGGTGTTTGGCATTCACGTCAGCCGCTTCCCGGAGACCGCCGAATGCGACGAGGCCTGGCAAAGCCTGTGCAACCGCGTCGGCGATAATCCGCAGAGCCATTTTAACCGGCTGCCGCTGATGAAAGATGGCGATACCGAAGCGGTGATGAACCTGCTCAACAGCGCCAGCCTGTTCGCCAGCTTTACCAGCTCGCGCCTGCATTTTGTGCTGCTGTGCCGGATGATGCACCTGACCCTCGATCACGGCATTACCGGCGCCTCCACCACCGCGATGGCATGGTTTGGGGTGCTGATTGGCCATCGCTACGCCGAATACCGGCTTGGCTTCCAGTACGGCACCCTGGCCCGGGAGCTGGTGAACCGCCACGGCTACGACGCCTTTGAAGCCAAAACCCTGCTGCCGCTGGATCAGCTCAGCGTCTGGACCCAGCCGCTGGGCTACACCATCGAGTGCGCCAAGGCCTGCTTTACCTCCGCCGTAACCCACGGGGACATGACGGTGGCCTGCTTTGCCGCCTGTCATCAGGTGATCAACTTCCTGACCCGGGGGGATCACCTCGACGCGGTGCTGATGAGCATCGAGCGCGGGCTGTCCTTCGTGCGCAAAACCCATTTCCAGGACATAGAGGCGATCCTGCTGATGCAGCGCCACTACGTGGAGCACCTGCGCACCCCGGTGAGCGGCCCCTGGAGCGCCAGCGAGGTGCTGCCGCAATCCCTGCTGCCCGGCGCTACAGGGCAGGCCACGGAGCAGACCTCCACCATGCTGTTCTGGTTCTGGCTCTATCGCGGCATGGCCCACTTCGCCTGCGGTGAATTCCCGCAGGCGGCCGAAAACCTTGCTCAGGCCGGACGCTTTGCCTGGTCCGCGCCGGGGCATATTCATCTGCTGGACTACCATCTCTACAGCGCGCTCACCCTCTCGCAGCAGCTGACCCCGGAGACCTTTACCGCCGACCTGCGCCGCCAGATCCACCTCCATTACGACAAAATCGCCCTCTGGGCGCGGATCAACCCCGGCACCTTCGCCGATAAAGAGGCGCTGATCTACGCCGAGATCGTGCGCCTCGACGGCATGAACAGCATCGCCCTCGAACAGTACGAGAAGGCGGTGCGCCTGTCGCGCGAGGGAGGCTTCAACCCGTTCAACGCCCTGGCCCACGAGCTGGCGGGCCGCTTCGCCCACGCCTGCGGTTACACCACCGCAGCCGATGCCCACTTCCGCGGGGCGATGACCGCCTGGGTGCGGGCGGGAGCGCAGTCTAAGGTGCGCCAGCTGGAGCGGGATTTTCCTTATCTGCTGGCGCCCGGCCAGGCCAACGCCTGGGACACCGTGGCCTTCGCCCGCAACGAGGAGATCCGCGATCTGCAGAGCGTGATCAAGGCGTCGCGCGCCCTGTCGGAAGAGATCAACCTCGAACGGCTGATCGAAACCCTGATGACTATCCTGCTGGAGCGGGCCGGGGCCCAGCGTGGCTTCTTGATCCGCGTAAATGACAACAACATCCCGGAGATCGAGGCCAGCGCCAGCACCACCACCGACGGGGTGCGGGTGCAGATCCGCAAAGACGTGCCGATGGCGACCGAGATGCCGCTGACGGTGCTGGCGGCGGTGATCCGCACCGGGCAGGAGATCCACACCGGTAAACCCGAGGAGTTCCACCCCTTCAGCCAGGATCCCTATCTGGTGACCTCCGGCGCGGCGGTGATGTGCGTCCCGATGTTCAAGCAGGCGCGGCTGGTGGGGGTGCTGTATCTGGAGAACCGCCTGATGCCGGAGGTCTTTACCGTCGAGCACTCCCGGGTGGTGAGCCTGCTGGGGGCCCATGCCGCCATCTCGCTGGAGACCGCCCGGCTCTATGCCGAGCTGCTGGAGGAGAACCAGCAGCGCCGCCGGGTGGAGAAAGAGCTGCGGGCCAGCCAGACCTCGCTGATGCTGGGGGAGCAGATCAGCCACACCGGCAGCTGGCGCTGGGAGCTACAGCAGGATCTGATGTTTATGTCGGAGGAGTACGCCCGCATTCTGGGCCTGCCGGAGAAGCAAAAGATGATCTCGATGGCGGAGTTCCTGACCTTTGTGCATCAGGATGACTACCCGCGCATCAGCACCCTGGTGACCGAGAGCGTGCGCGACGGCCTGACCATGCGCGCCGAGTTCCGCATTATCCGCGCCGACGGCGCCGTGCGTACCATTCTGGGGATTGGCGATCCGGTGGGGGTGGGCAGCGAGGTGAACGAGTACTACGGCATCATCACCGACATCACCACCCAGCGCACGGCGGAAGACGCCATGCGGGTGGCCCAGGCGGAGCTGGCCCGCGTCTCGCGCGCCACCACCGTCGGGCAGTTAACCTCGTCCATCGCCCACGAGATCAACCAGCCGCTGATGTCGATTGTGGCCAACGCCGGGGCCAGCCTGCGCTGGCTGAACCGCGACCCGGCCCGGCTGGATAAGGCGAGGATCGGGCTGGAAGAGATTGTCTCCGAGGGGGAGCGGGCAGGGGAGATCATCCGCAGCCTGCAATCTCTCACCCGCAAGCAGGATCCGGCCTTCACCCGTATCGATCTGCACCATCTTGTGCGGCATATCATCACCCTGTCGCGCAGCGAGCTGGATCGCAGGAGCATCAGCGTCAGCTTTGCCCTGGCGGCAGGGAACAGTTTTATCGTGGCGGACAGCGTGCAGATCCAGCAGGTGCTGCTCAACCTGGTGATGAACGCGGTGGAGGCGATGGCGGAGATTAAAGATCGTCCCGGCACGCTGCTGCTGTCGACGACGAATCCGGAAGACGGGGGGATTAAATTTGAGATTGCCGACAGCGGCACCGGCATCGCGCCGGGGCAGACCGAGCGCATTTTTGACTCATTTTATTCCACCAAGGCCCAGGGGATGGGGGTGGGGCTGACCATCAGCTACAGCATTATCGAGCGCCATCGCGGCAAGCTGACGGCCCGCAATCGCACGCCGCACGGCTGCGTCTTTGCCTTTACCCTGCCGCTGGCGGAGGGCGAGACGTCACTCTGA
- a CDS encoding response regulator transcription factor, with product MEHIVYVVDDDHAVRRSVVGLLESAGLNALDFSSAESFLQHRFEDVPSCVILDMQMPTISGFEVADSLKASGREIPIIYLTGHGTIPMTVKAMKGGAYEFLTKPVASNDLLNSIGDALKMAEENALQLREQYSLKQRHLSLTPREQEVLQLAISGMLNKQIAAELGVSEITVKVHRRRVMEKMQARSLADLVRAAERLTRSQPSE from the coding sequence ATGGAACACATTGTTTACGTCGTTGATGATGATCACGCTGTCAGGCGGTCTGTGGTCGGGCTGCTGGAATCTGCCGGGCTGAACGCCCTCGACTTTTCTTCGGCAGAGTCGTTTTTACAACACCGGTTTGAAGACGTGCCCTCCTGCGTGATCCTCGATATGCAGATGCCCACCATCAGTGGGTTTGAGGTGGCGGACTCCCTGAAGGCCAGCGGGCGCGAGATCCCGATTATCTATCTCACCGGCCACGGCACTATCCCCATGACGGTGAAGGCGATGAAGGGCGGCGCGTACGAATTTCTCACCAAGCCGGTGGCATCGAACGATCTGCTCAACTCCATTGGCGACGCGCTGAAGATGGCGGAAGAGAATGCCCTGCAGCTGCGGGAGCAGTACTCCCTGAAGCAGCGCCATCTCTCGCTGACGCCGCGCGAGCAGGAGGTGCTGCAGCTGGCGATCAGCGGGATGCTGAACAAGCAGATCGCCGCCGAGCTGGGGGTGAGTGAAATTACCGTCAAAGTGCACCGCCGACGGGTGATGGAGAAGATGCAGGCCCGCTCGCTGGCGGATCTGGTCAGGGCCGCAGAGCGCCTGACCAGAAGCCAGCCCTCAGAGTGA
- a CDS encoding VOC family protein: MNIAHVALWTRNLDAQVSFWQTVFGGQRNERYLSKNRPGFESHFITLSDGPTIELMTVPDLPDSPSHPEFVGWAHIALNVGSKADVDRMAEQARLSNRLLSAPRMTGDGYYEAVIADPDGNRIELVGE, from the coding sequence ATGAATATTGCACACGTCGCACTCTGGACCCGTAACCTGGACGCTCAGGTCAGTTTCTGGCAGACCGTTTTTGGCGGCCAGCGTAACGAACGCTACCTCAGCAAAAACCGTCCAGGCTTTGAATCGCACTTTATAACCCTTTCCGACGGGCCGACCATCGAGCTGATGACGGTCCCGGACCTGCCCGACAGCCCGTCGCACCCGGAGTTTGTCGGCTGGGCGCACATCGCCCTGAACGTCGGCAGCAAGGCGGATGTGGATCGCATGGCGGAGCAGGCGCGCTTGAGTAACAGGCTCCTGAGCGCCCCACGGATGACGGGTGATGGCTACTATGAAGCGGTGATCGCGGATCCGGACGGGAACCGTATTGAGCTGGTGGGGGAGTAA